The Epinephelus lanceolatus isolate andai-2023 chromosome 8, ASM4190304v1, whole genome shotgun sequence genome includes a window with the following:
- the pgd gene encoding 6-phosphogluconate dehydrogenase, decarboxylating translates to MAEADIALIGLAVMGQNLIMNMNDHGFVVCAYNRTVSKVHDFLKNEAKGSKVIGAESLEDMVSKLKKPRRIILLVKAGQAVDDFIDKLVPLLEAGDIIIDGGNSEYRDTTRRCKSLKEKGLLFVGSGVSGGEEGARYGPSLMPGGHEEAWPHIKNIFQSIAAKVGTGEPCCDWVGDEGAGHFVKMVHNGIEYGDMQLICEAYHLMKDVLGMDHDEMAQAFDSWNKTELDSFLIEITANILKYRDSDGTHLLPKIRDSAGQKGTGKWTAISALEYGTPVTLIGEAVFARCLSSLKDERVEASRSLSGPQGNSFSGDKTVFLEDIRKALYASKIISYAQGFMLLRQAAKEFGWSLNYGAIALMWRGGCIIRSVFLGKIKEAFDRNAELQNLLLDNFFSDAVQDCQESWRRAVSTGVQHGIPMPCFTTALSFYDGYRHGMLPANLLQAQRDYFGAHTYELLSNPGHFIHTNWTGHGGNVSSSSYNA, encoded by the exons ATGGCTGA AGCAGACATTGCACTGATTGGTTTGGCTGTCATGGGCCAAAACCTCATCATGAACATGAATGACCATGGCTTCGTG GTCTGTGCCTACAACCGGACTGTGTCCAAGGTGCACGACTTCCTGAAGAACGAGGCGAAGGGCTCCAAGGTGATTGGAGCAGAGTCCCTGGAGGACATGGTGTCCAAGCTGAAGAAGCCCAGGAGGATCATCCTGCTGGTCAAGGCTGGACAGGCTGTGGACGACTTCATTGACAAACTG GTTCCTCTTCTTGAAGCCGGAGATATCATCATTGATGGTGGCAACTCTgaatacagagacacaaca CGGCGGTGCAAGAGTCTGAAAGAGAAGGGCCTGCTGTTTGTTGGCAGTGGAGTCAGCGGTGGAGAGGAAGGGGCACGTTATGGACCCTCACTCATGCCAGGAGGGCATGAAGAGGCCTG GccacacataaaaaacattttccagaGCATCGCTGCCAAGGTCGGAACAGGAGAGCCGTGTTGCGACTGG GTCGGAGATGAGGGTGCAGGGCATTTTGTGAAAATGGTCCATAATGGCATAGAGTATGGTGACATGCAGCTGATCTGTGAGGCCTATCACCTGATGAAGGATGTTCTGGGTATGGACCACGATGAGATGGCACAG GCTTTCGACAGCTGGAACAAGACAGAGTTGGACTCCTTCCTGATTGAGATCACGGCTAACATCCTTAAATACAGGGACTCTGACGGTACACATCTGCTGCCCAAGATCCGCGACAGTGCTGGACAGAAAGGCACAGGGAAGTGGACGGCCATTTCAGCCCTGGAGTACGGCACACCTGTGACTCTGATCG ggGAGGCTGTCTTTGCCAGATGCCTGTCCTCTCTAAAGGATGAAAGAGTGGAGGCCAGCCGCAGCCTTTCAGGGCCACAGGGAAACAGCTTCAGCGGTGACAAGACCGTCTTTCTGGAGGACATCAGAAAG GCCCTCTACGCCTCCAAGATCATCTCCTACGCGCAGGGCTTCATGCTGCTGCGGCAAGCAGCCAAAGAATTTGGCTGGTCCCTCAACTATGGCGCGATCGCTCTGATGTGGAGAGGAGGCTGCATCATCCGAAG TGTCTTCCTGGGCAAAATCAAAGAGGCGTTTGACAGAAACGCTGAGCTGCAGAACTTGCTGCTGGACAATTTCTTCAGTGATGCTGTGCAGGACTGTCAG GAGTCATGGCGCAGAGCAGTCAGCACTGGAGTCCAGCATGGCATCCCGATGCCCTGTTTCACCACAGCTTTGTCCTTCTATGATGGTTACAGACACGGTATGCTGCCGGCCAACCTCCTCCAG GCCCAGAGAGATTACTTTGGAGCCCACACATATGAGCTGCTGTCAAACCCGGGTCATTTCATCCACACCAACTGGACCGGCCACGGTGGAAACGTCTCCTCTTCGTCCTACAATGCTTAA